One part of the Sphingopyxis sp. TUF1 genome encodes these proteins:
- a CDS encoding SPFH domain-containing protein encodes MEFALALVVLALVFLIWALTPVRQGFAYTIERFGRYTHTAQPGLNFIMPIFDRVGRKVNMMEQVLDIPGQEIITKDNAMVAVDGVVFFQVLDAAKAAYEVSDLYLSIMNLTTTNLRTVMGSMDLDETLSKRDEINARLLHVVDDATTPWGVKITRVEIKDIRPPADISNAMARQMKAEREKRAAILEAEGLRASEILRAEGEKQGQILQAEGRREAAFRDAEAREREAEAEAKATQMVSDAIASGNAQAINYFIAQKYVEAVSQFATSPNSKTILFPVEATQLIGTLGGIGELAKDALERKTGA; translated from the coding sequence ATGGAATTTGCACTTGCACTGGTCGTTCTGGCGCTGGTGTTCCTGATCTGGGCGTTGACGCCCGTGCGCCAGGGCTTCGCCTATACGATCGAACGCTTCGGCCGCTACACGCACACCGCGCAGCCGGGGCTCAACTTCATCATGCCGATCTTCGACCGTGTCGGGCGCAAGGTGAACATGATGGAACAGGTGCTCGACATCCCGGGACAGGAAATCATCACCAAGGACAATGCGATGGTCGCGGTCGACGGGGTGGTGTTCTTTCAGGTGCTCGACGCCGCCAAAGCGGCCTATGAGGTCAGCGACCTTTATCTGTCGATCATGAACCTGACGACGACGAACCTGCGCACCGTGATGGGGTCGATGGACCTTGACGAAACGCTGTCGAAACGCGACGAAATCAACGCGCGCCTGCTGCACGTCGTCGACGACGCGACGACGCCATGGGGGGTCAAGATCACGCGCGTCGAGATCAAGGACATCCGCCCGCCCGCCGACATTTCGAATGCCATGGCGCGCCAGATGAAGGCGGAGCGCGAAAAGCGCGCTGCGATCCTCGAAGCCGAAGGGCTGCGGGCGTCGGAAATCCTGCGCGCCGAGGGCGAGAAGCAGGGCCAGATCCTCCAGGCCGAGGGCCGCCGCGAAGCCGCTTTCCGCGATGCCGAAGCGCGCGAGCGCGAAGCCGAGGCCGAAGCCAAGGCGACGCAGATGGTCAGCGACGCGATCGCCAGCGGCAATGCGCAGGCGATCAACTATTTCATCGCGCAGAAATATGTCGAAGCCGTCAGCCAGTTCGCCACCAGCCCGAACAGCAAGACGATCCTGTTCCCGGTCGAAGCGACGCAGCTGATCGGGACGCTCGGCGGCATCGGCGAACTTGCCAAGGATGCCCTCGAACGCAAGACGGGAGCCTGA